Proteins co-encoded in one Yamadazyma tenuis chromosome 1, complete sequence genomic window:
- a CDS encoding uncharacterized protein (EggNog:ENOG503NXGA; COG:S), giving the protein MSFNFPSLKSIQDTISSYDFEKITKSTEKTYQGLSKTIQPFTHKTQEYLHNQLHQIQQFAIANPNVEVSELPEDYLQLEASCDLLLKLYTDLIQFTTDTYGKVSYDYPPANNSLVKLRDNVFTGKFNQLKNVSSPQELENLLLGKEEKKEPVEEDSANVQVIDVPKTLYGQLSKICGKYQEELKTGDSPLNFALLQISEAYLELANGRLVMDQKIMASLNHKLVEILNEEFIKVTELRKSVYAARQEFDLIRAKSAGSEEEEEDDELIKKEDELVSATENAVIEMKQLIQPSKSVNLLKVFVEAQREWFEASAKRLSALSASLDKISFKDEE; this is encoded by the coding sequence ATGTCTTTCAATTTCCCATCCTTGAAGTCCATCCAGGACACCATCTCCAGTTACGACTTTGAGaagatcaccaagtctACTGAGAAAACCTATCAAGGCCTTAGTAAAACCATCCAACCTTTCACTCACAAGACCCAAGAGTACCTCCACAATCAGTTacaccaaatccaacaatttgCCATCGCCAACCCCAACGTCGAGGTGTCTGAGTTACCTGAAGACTACTTACAGTTGGAGGCCAGCTGTGACTTGTTATTAAAGCTCTACACCGACTTGATCCAGTTTACCACTGATACTTATGGTAAGGTCAGTTACGACTACCCCCCTGCCAACAATTCGTTGGTTAAGTTGAGAGATAACGTGTTCACCGGCAAGTTCAAtcagttgaagaatgtaTCGTCGCCCCaggaattggaaaacttgttgttgggcaaggaagaaaagaaggagCCAGTCGAAGAAGATTCTGCTAACGTCCAGGTAATCGATGTGCCAAAGACGTTATATGGGCAATTGTCCAAGATCTGTGGAAAGTACCaggaagaattgaaaaCAGGTGATAGTCCTTTGAACTTTGCCCTTTTGCAAATCAGCGAGGCGTACTTGGAGCTTGCTAATGGTCGGTTGGTTATGGATCAAAAGATCATGGCCAGCTTAAACCATAAATTGGTGGAGATATTGAACGAGGAATTCATTAAGGTGACTGAATTGCGTAAGTCGGTGTATGCAGCCCGCCAGGAGTTCGACTTGATTCGTGCCAAGAGTGCTGGAAgtgaagaggaagaggaggatgatgagttgatcaagaaggaagacGAATTGGTGAGTGCTACTGAGAACGCTGTGATTGAGATGAAGCAATTGATCCAACCCTCCAAGAGCgtcaatttgttgaaagtgTTTGTGGAAGCCCAACGTGAGTGGTTTGAAGCTTCTGCCAAGCGGTTACTGGCCTTACTGGCCAGTTTAGACAAAATCTCCTTCAAGGACGAAGAGTAG
- the PRE1 gene encoding Proteasome subunit beta type-4 (EggNog:ENOG503NX90; BUSCO:EOG09263WSS; MEROPS:MER0002676; COG:O): MDIVLGIRLTDSTIIATSKAITRGISVLKDNDDKTRVLNAHNLVAFTGESGDTVQFAEYMQANIQLYSMRENDIELSPKATASFVRSQLATSIRSRKPYQVNVLLGGFDTKSNEPTLNYIDYLGTQAVLPYAAHGYAAFYCMSLLDKHYRTNMTLDDGLKLLDMCIRELETRMPMDFKGCYVKVVDKDGVREIS, from the coding sequence ATGGATATCGTTCTCGGAATCAGATTGACAGACTCCACGATCATTGCGACATCTAAGGCCATAACACGAGGCATATCCGTGTTGAAAGACAATGACGATAAGACCCGTGTGTTAAATGCGCATAATTTAGTGGCGTTCACAGGTGAGTCTGGAGATACGGTCCAGTTTGCTGAGTACATGCAAGCCAACATTCAGCTATACTCGATGCGGGAAAACGACATTGAGTTGTCGCCCAAGGCCACCGCCTCTTTTGTCAGGTCTCAATTGGCTACTTCCATCAGATCCAGGAAACCATATCAGGTGAATGTGTTGCTTGGAGGATTCGAcaccaagtccaatgaACCAACGTTAAACTATATCGATTACTTGGGTACACAAGCGGTATTGCCTTATGCTGCCCATGGTTACGCTGCATTCTATTGCATGTCGTTGTTGGATAAACACTACAGAACCAATATGACATTGGATGATGGGTTAAAATTGTTGGATATGTGTATACGCGAGTTGGAAACCAGAATGCCCATGGACTTCAAGGGCTGCTACGTCAAGGTGGTGGACAAAGATGGGGTCCGGGAGATCTCCTGA
- the RIB5 gene encoding Riboflavin synthase alpha chain (COG:H; EggNog:ENOG503NZII) yields MFTGLVETIGTILEYLEHDTSSSGGSGVSITIGECSEILRDVHLGDSISTNGVCLTVTEFDDAKTYFKVGVAPETLRRTNLGDLRAGSPVNLERAVTSDVRMGGHVVQGHVDTIAMVTNKKPDGNAIIFTFQLRDAQYIGYIVEKGFISVDGTSLTVTNVKYSTAEFSIMMVSYTQEKVIMSNKSVGDTVNIEVDLTGKLVQAQIEASLNHQITNEDSALSRMVARLVEKKVKEVLGK; encoded by the coding sequence ATGTTCACCGGCCTCGTGGAAACTATAGGGACAATATTAGAGTACTTGGAACATGACACGAGCAGTTCGGGGGGAAGCGGCGTGTCCATTACCATAGGAGAGTGTAGTGAGATCTTGCGAGATGTTCACCTTGGGGACTCTATTAGCACCAATGGGGTATGTCTCACAGTGACTGAGTTTGACGATGCTAAGACTTACTTTAAGGTGGGCGTGGCCCCCGAGACGTTGCGTCGGACCAATCTTGGTGATTTACGAGCCGGATCACCtgtcaacttggaaagagCCGTCACCAGTGATGTCAGGATGGGAGGGCATGTTGTACAGGGGCATGTAGATACCATTGCCATGGTAACCAATAAAAAGCCCGATGGAAACGCCATTATCTTTACGTTTCAGTTGAGAGATGCCCAGTACATTGGATACATTGTGGAAAAGGGGTTTATATCTGTTGATGGCACCTCGTTGACAGTGACAAACGTCAAATATTCCACTGCCGAGTTCTCAATCATGATGGTTAGCTATACCCAGGAAAAGGTGATTATGTCTAACAAGAGTGTGGGTGATACAGTGAATATTGAGGTTGATTTGACGGGTAAGCTTGTACAAGCCCAAATCGAAGCCAGTTTGAACCACCAGATAACCAACGAAGACAGTGCGTTGAGCCGAATGGTGGCACGGTtggtggagaagaaggtgaaggaGGTGTTAGGAAAGTAA
- a CDS encoding mitochondrial 37S ribosomal protein uS14m (EggNog:ENOG503P4XC; BUSCO:EOG09265D7J; COG:C,U) — protein sequence MPFRFPVKFEIPKHCYVNARVLKDQFKRIQYAEHEVTRNALKHIARNTELAGSVRLEAQLQLAAMPKYTSPTQIRDRCVASGNGKWVIKDFKLNRTAFRERARAGIIPGVTKASCAVRLIRPLSLKPDFSKYKLKEGPPGNIVGTVNDAYTPPQANFHEGGHHWAYEKIVSTAMIPLTAAPFILGPDLPIVDTVWAVTCLVHCHMGFKSCIIDYIPKRVYGVWHTYASRLLSLGTGVGLYGIYLLETTQNGVFTILASIWGA from the exons ATGCCATTCAGGTTTCCCGTTAAGTTTGAAATCCCCAAGCATTGCTACGTCAACGCTCGGGTTCTCAAGGACCAGTTCAAGAGAATCCAATACGCCGAGCATGAAGTTACTCGGAATGCCTTGAAACACATTGCCAGAAACACTGAGTTAGCAGGTTCGGTGAGGTTGGAAGCACAATTACAGTTGGCCGCCATGCCCAAATACACGTCACCTACACAGATCAGAGACCGGTGTGTGGCATCTGGAAACGGCAAGTGGGTTATTAAGGACTTCAAGCTCAATAGA ACTGCTTTTAGAGAAAGAGCTAGGGCCGGAATCATCCCCGGTGTCACCAAGGCCTCTTG TGCTGTGAGGCTTATAAGGCCACTTTCGTTGAAACCtgacttctccaagtacaagCTCAAGGAAGGGCCTCCGGGAAATATCGTGGGTACCGTCAACGATGCATACACACCTCCACAGGCCAATTTCCACGAAGGTGGACACCACTGGGCATACGAAAAAATTGTCAGTACCGCCATGATCCCGTTGACGGCGGCTCCATTTATACTTGGACCCGACCTCCCGATCGTCGATACCGTATGGGCCGTGACCTGCTTGGTCCACTGTCATATGGGGTTCAAGTCTTGCATTATCGACTATATCCCCAAGCGAGTGTATGGAGTGTGGCACACTTATGCCAGTCGGCTTTTGCTGTTGGGAACTGGTGTGGGGTTGTATGGGATCTATCTTCTAGAAACCACCCAAAACGGAGTGTTTACCATTCTTGCATCCATCTGGGGAGCATAA
- a CDS encoding uncharacterized protein (COG:S; EggNog:ENOG503NY8N) — protein sequence MESTLSTPLKEIIKSKQYNAEQHVSWRALVLPHVTTRIQNIIDSLPVQDQNLREKGRMIIQHLQVNFETSPPFSVLRMAEVLYDPKHEGYDLGSVENVSKYLHALARIVFVSSSVDDFPAPTFADGAPDDHGDPKDDTIPLIRIPWANDHKREIEGHESDESPKRTKKSPEGDDMDMSSQSIDGDDSYETMDISAGDEQPEK from the coding sequence ATGGAACTGACactttcaacacctttgaaagaaatcatAAAGTCCAAGCAGTATAACGCCGAGCAGCATGTGAGCTGGCGGGCGTTGGTGCTCCCGCACGTGACGACGCGGATTCAAAACATCATAGACTCATTACCGGTTCAAGACCAGAATCTACGAGAAAAGGGGAGAATGATCATCCAGCATTTGCAAGTGAACTTCGAGACGTCGCCGCCGTTCAGTGTGTTGCGCATGGCCGAGGTACTCTATGACCCGAAGCATGAAGGATACGATCTCGGATCCGTCGAGAATGTGCTGAAATACCTACACGCTTTGGCCAGAATCGTATTTGTTAGCTCCAGCGTAGATGATTTCCCAGCCCCCACCTTTGCTGATGGCGCCCCTGATGACCATGGTGACCCCAAGGATGATACAATTCCCTTGATACGGATTCCGTGGGCCAATGACCACAAACGTGAGATTGAAGGGCATGAATCTGACGAATCCCCCAAGAGAACTAAGAAGTCTCCCGAAGGAGATGACATGGATATGAGCAGCCAAAGCATAGACGGTGATGACAGCTACGAAACAATGGATATCAGTGCGGGCGATGAACAACCGGAAAAGTGA
- a CDS encoding mitochondrial 37S ribosomal protein uS7m (BUSCO:EOG09264R1U; EggNog:ENOG503NXEV; COG:J) — MSSIFRLGARTVGGSVFRTFTQSSYRAAAPLAVRFKSSPAATTPSLTAQIFPMDKDTITEKDVDEWIQSLQRLKNGHTPDNATEIYIDELTRPEEYLKQQFEASEQQLQEQQTFETARIPLASIPVVDNVVNLIMRNGKKSQARKIVARALYLIYLKMRVDPVIVLEETLEKLGPLTNTKVVKTGHAKNIIRPYPLNERQRRRYAILWILDGAAKKKSSDYSVRLAEEIMSAHAGKSSGYEKKASMHKVSIAQRAYINI, encoded by the coding sequence ATGTCTTCTATATTCAGACTCGGAGCCAGGACCGTTGGCGGGTCTGTTTTCAGAACCTTCACACAATCGTCATACCGTGCAGCTGCACCTTTGGCTGTGCGGTTCAAGCTGTCGCCCGCAGCCACCACCCCTTCCTTAACGGCCCAAATCTTCCCCATGGACAAAGATACCATCACCGAAAAGGATGTGGACGAGTGGATTCAGTCGCTTCAGAGATTGAAGAACGGCCACACCCCCGATAATGCAACGGAGATCTATATCGACGAGTTAACCCGTCCGGAAGAGTACTTGAAACAACAATTTGAGGCTAGTGAACAACAACTACAAGAACAACAGACATTTGAAACCGCTCGGATTCCTCTTGCCAGTATTCCTGTTGTCGACAATGTGGTTAACTTGATCATGAGAAACGGGAAAAAGTCCCAGGCCAGAAAAATCGTTGCTAGAGCATTGTATCTTAtttacttgaagatgagagTAGATCCGGTGATagtgttggaagaaaccTTGGAAAAACTAGGTCCCTTGACAAATACCAAAGTGGTCAAGACGGGACatgccaaaaacatcatcagACCATATCCGTTGAACGAGAGACAAAGACGCAGATATGCCATTCTTTGGATTTTGGATGGGGCTGCTAAGAAGAAGTCCTCTGACTACTCGGTGAGGTTGGCCGAAGAAATCATGTCGGCACACGCAGGTAAGTCTTCTGGATATGAAAAGAAGGCCCTGATGCATAAGGTGTCGATCGCCCAAAGAGCATATATAAACATTTAA
- a CDS encoding uncharacterized protein (EggNog:ENOG503PVR4) translates to MDNLQYYFKRARGKVEYLRADYTQKYYSNSRDPRVIHTKLNDSLVSLRPCPEDKYLIKPGEFLTLGPKQPGPETSDHVTHKQQVLELEESQPLESSHDLISFTQMCTCECHLQTSAETSLIENSPKQGKRHGWLKTLSGISFKRMTEIPIALSPLSEESSTEIIMINNDQGDSGMPQTSLNPTQVQGDANAVSCKKNSLYGEILRRYSFAEGTRLSSISSLEHRDACASGSENQVFPAWKHVINDVSLSAARISTGSTPTASRNTPNLTADFTKALVSDGFRDAFETAKMQLKPDYSYDFIYLYGESSEESEEKE, encoded by the coding sequence ATGGATAACCTCCAATACTACTTTAAGAGAGCCAGAGGCAAGGTCGAATACTTGAGGGCTGATTATACACAAAAGTATTATAGCAACAGTCGTGATCCCAGAGTCATCCACACTAAGTTGAATGATAGTCTCGTCTCCTTGAGACCTTGTCCAGAAGACAAATACTTGATAAAGCCAGGAGAGTTTCTTACTTTGGGCCCTAAACAGCCTGGTCCGGAGACCCTGGACCATGTCACCCACAAGCAGCAGGTattggaacttgaagaaagcCAACCGCTTGAATCATCTCATGATTTAATTTCATTTACCCAAATGTGTACTTGTGAATGCCATTTGCAGACTTCAGCAGAAACAAGCCTCATAGAAAACTCCCCAAAACAAGGGAAAAGACACGGGTGGTTGAAAACCTTAAGTGGTATCAGCTTCAAGAGAATGACTGAAATACCCATAGCGTTGTCCCCCCTTTCAGAGGAGTCGTCGACCGAAATAATTATGATCAATAACGATCAGGGGGACTCTGGCATGCCACAAACCTCACTCAACCCAACTCAAGTCCAAGGAGATGCAAATGCTGTtagttgcaaaaaaaacaGTCTCTATGGAGAGATTTTGAGAAGATACTCGTTTGCGGAAGGAACTCGACTCTCTTCAATCTCGTCGTTGGAACACAGGGACGCTTGTGCGTCGGGTCTGGAGAATCAGGTGTTTCCAGCCTGGAAACATGTCATTAACGACGTATCGCTTTCTGCTGCCCGCATATCAACAGGAAGTACGCCAACTGCTAGTCGCAACACACCTAACCTTACGGCCGATTTCACGAAAGCATTGGTCAGCGACGGATTCAGAGATGCTTTTGAGACTGCTAAAATGCAGCTCAAACCTGACTATTCGTATGATTTTATATATTTGTATGGCGAGAGTCTGGAGGAGagtgaagaaaaagagtGA